One genomic window of Ammospiza nelsoni isolate bAmmNel1 chromosome 4, bAmmNel1.pri, whole genome shotgun sequence includes the following:
- the LOC132072728 gene encoding radial spoke head protein 4 homolog A-like, whose product MDPSPEPDPSHEPHSAYPEDAYDGGHGPYQPHEPGYGLDQPGYSPYEDEIPDAQARMLAIKNAKAYLLKTSTKSGLNLYDHLATILTKILDEQPANTVDIIETISQDVKWAQFRKKMDTLRDEHLIPPTFEAAEKCKALFIKEAAEEEHEELDEEMGEPALPNVMETAFYFEQAGIGLSKDECYYIFLAFKNLISVQPIQTCRFWGKILGLEMNYIIAEVQLREGEEEEEEREEEEEETVAEEEKEMGEGEEEMEQKEKEPEPPKSTYKPPPEIPKEANGTGTNKYVYFVCNEPGKPWVKLPPVTPAQIVCARQIKKFFTGRLDAPIVSFPPFPGNEANYLRAQIARISAGTHVSPTGFYQFPEDEEEEEGGDTYEENPEFEPPPVAEMVESLAMWAHHVKGILKQGRCVWINPAQKSEEDEEEGEEEEEEEEEERQEETGQPLLTLISEDEGMKNIPAWTAQASTNLIPEYSIAILQSNRWPGAYAFASGRKFENIYFGWGHKYNQESHTPALPPPAEAEFPSEPGITEAADPTVEEELAFKAAQEEALAEAEEEEEEEGEDD is encoded by the exons ATGGATCCGTCGCCAGAACCAGACCCTTCACACGAACCACATAGTGCCTACCCTGAAGATGCCTATGATGGTGGGCATGGCCCTTACCAACCACACGAACCGGGTTATGGTCTTGACCAGCCCGGATACAGCCCGTATGAGGATGAGATTCCCGATGCACAAGCCCGGATGCTGGCGATCAAGAATGCAAAAGCCTATTTACTGAAGACCAGCACAAAATCTGGCCTGAACTT ATATGATCATTTAGCTACTATACTGACCAAGATCCTGGATGAACAGCCCGCAAATACAGTAGACATAATTGAGACTATCAGCCAGGATGTGAAGTGGGCACAGTTTCGGAAAAAAATGGACACTCTTCGAGACGAACATCTGATCCCTCCAACATttgaagctgcagaaaagtgTAAAGCTTTGTTCATCAAGGAAGCTGCAGAAGAAGAACATGAAGAACTAGATGAAGAAATG GGAGAGCCTGCTCTACCAAATGTGATGGAAACAGCCTTTTATTTTGAACAGGCTGGAATTGGCCTGAGCAAAGATGAATGCTATTACATATTCCTTGCCTTTAAAAACCTAATTAGTGTTCAGCCAATCCAGACCTGTCGCTTCTGGGGCAAAATTTTGGGCCTGGAAATGAACTATATTATCGCTGAAGTACAGTTAcgggaaggggaagaggaggaggaggaaagagaagaggaagaagaggaaactgttgcagaagaagagaaagagatgGGTGAGGGTGAGGAAGAAatggaacagaaggaaaaagaaccTGAACCACCAAAGTCCACCTATAAACCCCCACCTGAGATCCCAAAAGAAGCAAATGGGACTGGGACGAATAAATATGTCTATTTTGTCTGTAATGAGCCAGGAAAACCCTGGGTGAAGTTGCCTCCAGTGACACCAGCCCAGATTGTCTGTGCCAGGCAAATCAAGAAGTTCTTCACTGGTCGCTTGGATGCTCCTATTGTGAgcttccctccttttcctggAAACGAGGCCAATTACCTGCGCGCACAGATAGCGCGAATCTCAGCGGGAACCCACGTCTCTCCCACTGGGTTTTACCAGTTTCCAGAGgacgaagaagaagaagaaggaggagataCATATGAAGAAAACCCTGAGTTTGAGCCTCCTCCTGTGGCTGAAATGGTGGAGTCCCTGGCCATGTGGGCACACCATGTCAAGGGCATTCTAAAGCAG GGTCGCTGTGTTTGGATTAATCCTGCTCAAAAAtcagaggaagatgaagaagaaggtgaagaggaggaagaggaggaggaagaagagcgCCAGGAAGAAACAGGACAACCCCTTCTTACTCTGATCTCTGAAGATGAAG GCATGAAAAACATCCCTGCTTGGACAGCTCAGGCTTCTACAAACCTGATCCCAGAATATTCAATTGCAATCCTGCAGTCTAACCGATGGCCTGGAGCTTATGCCTTTGCATCTGGCAG GAAATTTGAGAACATCTACTTCGGCTGGGGTCACAAATATAATCAAGAAAGCCACACTCCTGCACTGCCCCCACCAGCAGAAGCAGAATTTCCCAGTGAGCCAGGAATCACTGAGGCAGCAGATCCCACTGTGGAAGAGGAGCTGGCTTTCAAGGCTGCGCAGGAAGAAGCCTTAGCCGaagctgaggaagaggaagaagaggaaggggaAGATGATTAA